A window of Actinomadura viridis genomic DNA:
GCGCCCTGGGCGGTGAGGCGGGTCTGTTCGGTGATCAATGCTTCGCGCGCCATGTACGTCAGGGCGGAGGACAACGGTCTGGTCGGGCGCACTGCCTCCAGCCACCGGTTCATCTGTGGGGTGAGCTCGTCAAGGTCACCGCGTACGAGCGTCTGGCGGGTCTCGGCGCCCTCGGCGAAGCCGATCACCTCGGTGTGCCCGGGCAGCAGGATGCACATCTGCCCCGCGGGGACGGCGTACGGGGCGCGGTCGTCTACGTGCACGACCATCGTTCCGGCATGGATCAGCATCAGCTGAACATGGCCCTGCACGCGGGGCCCGATTTGGGAGCCGGGGGGGTGGACGACGCTGTGGACCACGGAATTGACGATTCTCAGGCGCCGGGAGGCGGTATCAATTCCAGACACAGGCTTGCTCACTCTGGCCATGTTACCGGCGCATTTCCAATGGTGAGATCTCGGCATGACCGAGATTGAGACACAACTTCTCGTTGTCGGCGGCGGTCTGGGCGGCGTCTCGGCCGCACTGGCGGCGGCGCGACGTGGCGTGAGCGTCGTCCTGACCGAGCCGACCGACTGGCTTGGCGGCGTCCTGACGACCCAGGGGGTCCCCCCCGACGAGCACGTGTGGATTGAGCAGTTCGGCTGCACAGCCACCTACCGTGAGTTCCGTGGCGCCATTCGCTCCTACTACCGCCGGCACTACCCCTTGACCGAGGCGGCCCGCCGCACGGTGGCCTTCAATCCCGGCTCCGCCAAGGTCTCCGACCTCTGCCACGAGCCGCGCGTCTCCCTCGCCGTCATCGAGGCTCTCATCGCGCCGCACCGGGCGTCCGGGCGCATCCGGGTACTGATGGAGCACGAGCCGGTGTCCGTGACGAACACGGACCCCGACACGCTGGAGTCGATCACTCTACGCAATCGACGTACCGGTGATCTTACGACGGTGGGCGCCACCTGGTTCGTCGATGCGACGGAGACCGGCGACCTGCTGCCGCTGGCCGGCGTCGAGTACGTCACCGGCGCCGAGTCGCGGGATGTCACCGGTGAACCGCACGCTCCGGAACTGCCGGCCCCGCTCAACATGCAGCCGATCTCGGTGTGCTTCGCCCTCGACCACGTCGAGGGCGAGGACTTCACGATCGCGCGCCCCGACAGCTACGAATACTTCCTGACCTCTTCGGCGACGGACTCGCCGGGCGGCCGGCTGTCGCTGACCACGCCCCATCCCAAGACGCTCGCGCCCTCGCACCACACGTTCTTCCCGAACCCCGTCGAGGACCACACGCTCATCCGTCCGGACTACGCGGACCAGCGGGTGGGGCGCATGGACCGCAACCTGTGGACCTTCCGCCGCATCGCGGCGGCCCAGAACTTCCTGCCCGATGCCTACGAGTCCGACATCACGTTGGTGAACTGGCCGCAGGTGGACTACTGGGACGGTCCCGTCTTCGATGTTCCCGCGGAGCAGGTCGAGTTCCACCTGAAGCGGGCCCGTGAGCTGTCGCTGAGCCTGCTGTACTGGCTGCAGACCGCCGCTCCGCGTCCCGATGGCGGCAGTGGCTGGCCGGGGCTGCGTCTGCGTGGTGATGTGCTGGGCGACAGCCCCGACGGGCTGGCCAAGGCGCCTTACATCCGCGAGTCGCGCCGCATCGTGGCCGAGCACACGATCGTCGAGCAGGAGATCTCCTTGGAGGTCCGCGGGAACCGCGGCGCCGTGCAGCACCGCGACAGCGTCGGGGTCGGCATGTACCGCATCGACCTGCATCCCTCCACCGGCGGCGACTCCTACATCGACATCGGCTGCTGCCCTTTCGAGCTGCCCCTGGGCGCACTCATTCCGGTGCGGGTCACCAACCTGCTCGCCGGCGCGAAGAACATCGGCACGACCCACATCACCAACGGTGCCTACCGGATGCCCCTGGTGGAGTGGAACATCGGCGAGGTCGACGGCCACCTCATCGGCTTCTGCGCGGCCCGGGACGTCACCCCCTCCCAGGTCCGCGCCGACGACAAGCTGCTCGACGAGTTCCAGGCCGAACTGGACGCCGCCGGCGTCGAGCGGCGCTGGCCGAAGATCGTCGGTTACTGACTGGTCGCCACTGGAGCGCGCTGGCGCTCGGCCTGCATTCCTCGTAACACCCCAACCACCCCGTACGAAGAAGCGAGGCGGACCATGCGTATCACCAAGACCGTCGCCGCCGCGACGACCGCCGTCCTCATGGCGGGAGTTCTCGGCGCCTGCGGAACCTCGAAAGGCGGGTCGACCAACGCCGCCGGAGAGATCGAGATCACCTGTGCGACCTGCCAGAAGTCTGCCACCGACCCGTTCTTGCAGTTCAACTTCGAGGCAGCGCAGCGCTTCAACGAGGCCAACAAGGGCAAGTACCACGTCAAGACGCTGCAGAACGCGAACGCCGGCTCCGGGGACGCCAGGTTGCAGTACTACCAGCGCCTCGCGCTGGCCAACGACCTGCCCGACGTCTTCCAGCTGAACAGCGCCGAGATCAAGTCGTTGTCGGGTACGGGAAAGCTGCACGACTTCGCGCCCGACCTCAAGGCCGACGCGAAGTGGGCCGCCTCGTTCCAGCCCCGCGCCTTCGACGCGTTGTCGGGCAGGGACGGGCAACGGTGGGCCATTCCGCAGCAGCAGGATCCCATCGGGATCTTCTACAACAGGAAACTCCTGAAGAGCGTGGGCTACGACTCGTTCCCCACGACCTGGGACGACTTCGAGGCCATGGCCGCCAAGCTCAAGGGCGCGGGCGCCACCCCGATCGCACTCGACGGGGACTGGGCGACCCTTTTGATGTGGTCCAACCTCATCGGCACGCAACCAGCGGGCAGTGCCTTTCTCACCTCTGAGATCGCCACCAGCAAGGACTGGTCGACCAACCAGGCCGCCGTCAAGGCCACCGAGCGCCTTCGCGGCTGGCAGGCCAAGGGCTTTGTGAACGCCGACTCCTTCTCCGGCGACTTCCAGAACGCCGCCTCGAAGTACCTGGCCGGCAAAGCCGCGGCCGTCCCCAACGGGCCATGGTTCGTCAAGACCAACCTGAAGTCGGCAAACGCCTCACCAGGGCTGTACGACGTCACGGATGCCGCCCCGTCCCCCGGATGGGACTCGGGACAAGGGCTGATCGTCGTCTCGGGCGCCGGCTGGGTGTCGGGTACGAGCGACCAGACCAAGCTCGAAGCGGTGGGCGCGTTCGTGAGGTTCATGTCCTCCACCGACGAGGTGGTCAAGCAGGCCAAGGCGACGGGCTCCAACCCGCCCGTCAAGGTGCCCGCCGCCACCGTCGATGCGGCAGGGCTCGAGCCGCTCAGCTCGCGCCTGGTCACCCAGATCCCTCGGGTCGCCCAGACCTTCCCCCACGCACGGGTCCACGGCCCCGGGGGCATCGATGCGGCGTGGAAGAACCTGTGGCCCGCCTACGTCAAGGGCGAGATCGACACGAAGGCCTTCTTGTCGCGCCTGGCCGCCGAGTCCGCGGCGGGGAGCTAGAGCTGTGAGAACCACGCACAAGGTTCGGCCGCGGGCGCCCAAGCCCGCGGCCGGGCCGCGCATCCCTACCGGCATGCATGGCCACGTCGCCGTCTCGTTGCTGCCCGCCCTCGTCTTGTTCGCCCTGTTCTTCCTGGTGCCACTCGTCGTGCTGGCCGTTACGGCGTTCTCCCGCTGGGGCGGCGTCGACTTCGCGTTCACCGGACTGGACAACTACCGCCGGCTGTTCTCCGACCCGGTGTTCTGGAAGGCGGCGGGCAATACGCTCTTCTACTGCGGCGCATCCATGGTCATCCAGGTACCGCTCGGTGTGGCGGTCGGCATGACCCTCGCCATGAAAGTGCCGGGCTGGAAGGTCTTCCGCACGATCATCTTCATCCCGTTCGTCATCTCGGGGGCCGCGTACGCGCTGGTGTTCTCGATGTTCTACAACCCGTCCTACGGCCTGCTGAACAACCTGCTCGCCCCCGTCACGGGCGGCCAGCATGACTGGCTTTTCGACAGCGGTACCGCCCGGTGGGCCGTGGCCGGCACGTTCGTGTTCATCATCGGGTTCGTGGTCGTGGTCGTCATAGCGGAGGTGGCCGCGATCCCCACCGAACTCCTCGAAGCCGCCGAAGTGGACGGTGCGAGCCTGATCCAGCGCCAACTGTTCATCGTCCTGCCGCTGCTGCGCAACATCATCGGCACTGTCATCCTCGTCCGGCTCCTGGTCGACATCGGCATGTTCGACCTGGTCTTCATCCTGACTTCCGGCGGCCCGGACAACGCCACCACGACTCTCGCCCTGTACGCCTACCGTGCCTACGTGCAAGGGCAGTGGGGCTACGCCAACGCCGCCGGCTCCGTGATCTTGATCCTGGGCGCCACGCTCATCGTCACGGTGCGGCGAGCCTTCCGGATCGGAGAGCGAGCCCTGTGACCGCCACCCCGCCTGCCACGACGCCGCCCGCCGACAGCCGCCGACGTGGCGTGCGACGCACCCGTCCGCGCTCGTGGGCCCTGCTGCTCATCTACGGCTTCCTTACCGTGGTCACGCTGCTGTCGCTGCTGCCCACCGTGTGGGTGATGCTGTCCTCCTTCAAGACCGGCCCGCAGGTCTACTCGGGCAAGGGGTTCTTCCCTTCTCCCGCGACCTTCCAGGGCTACATCGACGCGTTCACCGAGATCCATCTGCACACCTACGTGCTCAACACGCTGCTGTACGCCACCTGTGGGACGATCGGCGCCGTCACCGTGGCGTTTCTGGCCGCCTATCCGCTCGCCCGCTACGCATTCCTCGGCAAGAACTTCCTCGTCGCCATGTTCGCCCTGGCCCTGGCCATCCCTCTGGTGGGGCTGGCCACGCCGGTGTTCTTCGTGGTGCGCGAGCTCGGCATGTTCGACTCCCGCATCGGGTTGGTCATCTTCTACTCGGCGCTGGAGTTCCCGTTCTCCTTCATCGTGATGAGATCTTTCCTGCTGTCGTTGCCCACGGAGGTCGAAGAAGCCGCCCTCATGGACGGTGCCGGGTACTTCACCACCCTTCGGCGGATCATCCTGCCGCTGTCGCGACCGGCCATCGCCACCGTGTGCGTCGTGGCGTTCGTGAAGATCTGGAACGAGTTCTTCTTCGCCAATCTGCTCACCGTCACTCAGTCCAACCACAACGTGCAGCTGGCCCTGGCCGGCTTCAAGTCGCAGTTCGGGTACAACGTCACCGGCGCCATGGCCGGCGCGACCATCATCATGCTGGTCCCCATCGCACTGTTCCTCCTCCTGCAGCGCCAGGTGGTCGCCGGCCTGACCGCAGGAGCCGTCAAATGAGCAGCGCCCCATCGCTCCCGATCCTCGGCAGGACCTGGAGGCCGTCCTCTTCGACCTGGACGACGTCCTGCCCCGACCGCGGAGCTCCACCAACTGGGCGATGGTCTTATCACTGAAGTCCCGAGGGGCGACCGGGTGCTCCACCTGCGCCATCGGGTGCGCCGGTGACCGTTCCGAACGGATGCGCGATCCGCGAGACCCGCGGCGGCGGCGCGGCCGGACGTTCCGGTCATCGGGGAGACCTACGTCCATCCGGTTCGGCACGAGTCCAGGCAAGCCACGGCTTCGCCTGCGGGCTGATCGCTTCGTCGAACACACTCCCGCGACCACGGCTTGTGAACTTCTCGGCGGCCGGCCAGAACTTCCAAGAAGACGGGGACGTCTATCTGGTCCTGGGTCAGGATCTTCTTCGTGAGGCGAAGCATGGAGGATGGATTTGGTCGCACCGCTCCTTCCCGGTGATCCGCGCCAGCTGGGAGCCTTCTATCTCGATGGACGGCTCGGCGCGGGGGGCCAAGGGGTCGTTTACGAGGGCTACGGGCCGGGCGGCGAGCGGGTGGCCGTCAAGGCGCTGCACGGCGTGAGCGACCGGGACCGCGACTTGTTGCGGCGGGAGGTCTCGGCGTGGCGGAAGGTGGCGCCGTTCTGTACGACCAAGGTGCTCCATGCCGACCTGGACGGTCCGGTCCCGTTCGTGGTCAGCGAGTATGTGGCGGGCCCGGACCTGCGGCAGGCCGTCGGGGGGCCGGACGGCCGGTACGGGCCGGAGCAGCTCCGGCGGCTGGCGATCGGCCTGGCCACGGCCCTGGTGGCGATCCACCAGGCGGGGGTGGTCCACCGGGACCTGAAGCCTGAGAACATCCTGCTCGGCCCCGACGGCCCCCGGGTGATCGATTTCGGCATCGCCGGGAACGAGGACCTGTCGACCACCACCGGCGCGGTCAAGGGCACCCTGCGCTACATGCCGCCCGAGCGCTATCGGGGGTCGCGTGGCGATGCCAAGGTGGACGTGTGGGGCTGGGGCGCCGTCATCCTGTTCGCCGCGACGGGCCGCGCCGCCTTCGACGGTGAGACCGTCCCCGCCATCGCGGCTCAGGTCGCCACGCACGAGCCCGACACTTCGGTGCTCGACGAACCGCTGCGTTCGCTGGTGGCGGCGGCGCTGTCCAAGGACCCCGCCGAACGGCCGGCATCGGAGGACCTGCTGCTGCGCCTGGCCGGTGGGGTGAACCTGGCCGAGGCCGCGGGCGAGGCCGTTCCCACGCGGACGCCCGCGCGCGCCGAGCGTTCCCGTGCCGAGATGGCCGAGGCCGTGTTCGCGGGGCTCGACCCGGCGGCGCGGGAGGCGGTCCCGCGGGTGTTCCTGCGCCTGGTCGCCCCGGGCGAGCGCGCCGAGGACACGCTGCGCTCGGCGCGCAGGGACGAGTTCACCGACGACCAGACCGGCGCGCAGGCCGTGGAGCGGGTCCTGCGCGGCTTCACCGGTGCCGGGATCCTGGTCTGGGAAGGCGAGTCGGTCACGCTCGCCGGCGCGGCGCTGATCAGGTCCTGGCCCCGGCTGCGCGCGTGGGTGGAGGCCGAACGGGCGGGTCTGGGCGTCCATCAGGACCTCGTCGGCGCCTCCCGGCTCTGGGACGGCCACGGCCGCAAGAACAGCGATCTCTATCAGGGGACGGCGCTGGCCCGGGCGCAGTCCTGGGCCGTGACGGGACGCCGTCAGCTCACCCTCAACGTCGTCGAGCGCGCCTTCCTGGAGGCCGCGGCGATGCTGGCCCGCCGCCGTGGCCGCTTCCGGGCCCTGCTCAGTGCCGTGCTGGCCGTCCTGCTGGTCATCGCGGTCGGTGCCGCCGCCGTGGCGATCGACCAGCGGCAGACGGTCGCCGGCCAGCGTGACCGCGCCGCCTCCGCCCAGATCGCCGGCCTCGCGATGTCCGTGCGCCGCACCGACCCGGACCTGGCCCGGCGCCTGGCCGTGGCGGCGTGGTCGATCTCCGGCACGGCCGAGGCGTGGTCGGCGCTGCTGACGGTGCGGCACCAGTGGGAGAACAGGGCCGTCAAGCTCACCGGTTCCGAGGTGTACGTATCGGATCTGGACGGCACGGGGCGGACCATGGTCGCCGCGTCCGGCACCCGGGTGAGCCTGTGGAACGTCGACACGGGCCGACGGCTCGCCTCCTACACGGCGCCCTCCTCCGTCGACCGGCTGGACATCTCCGAAGACGGCCGTACGGTCGCGCTGCGCACCGGGAGGGACCGGCAGGCGATCGTCCTGGACGCGCCAGGGCTGCGGCTCCGCAACGGCCACCGCTACCCGGCCGCGGGCGACCTTCGCGAAGGCGAGCTGGAGCTCAGCCCGGCCGGCGCCTACCTCGCGGTGAGCGGTCCCGGCGGCGAGGAGAAGGGAGTCGCGGTCTGGGACACCCGGACCGGCCGACGCGTGTTCGAACAGGCGACCGGCAAGTACCTCAGGCCGTCCTTCTCCCCGGAGGAGAACGTGCTGTCGCTGTCCGGTCAGGACGGGGTCGGCTGGATCGACCTGGCCACCGGTAAGAGACTCGCCGTTCCCGATCTGCACCGCGAGGGCCTCGCGCTCGCCCCGGTCCGCTTCAGTCCGGACGGGGTGTGGGCCGTCCTGCAGAACGATCAGGGAGGGCGTCTGGTCTCGGTGGGCAGGGGGCCGGATCAAGACCTCAAGGGCTCGCCGGACACTCCGATGGCGGAAATGCGGTTCAGCCCTGACGGGAGGTACGTCATCTCGGGCTTCACCGTCTGGGAGGTGTCCGGAATCGGCGACGGCAAGCCCATCATCCGGTACCCGATCACACCGGACGAGTGCGCCGGGCGCACCATCCGGTTCTCGGCGAACGGTTCGGAGCTGCGATGCGTCAGCCCCGACGGCGTCCTGCGCTCCCTGGACGTCGCGCACTTCACCAGGCCCGCGCTGGCGGCGGCACACGGGTACGGCGAGACCGCCGCCAGCCGCGACGGCTCGACCCTCGCGCTCTCCTACGGTGACAAGGTCGAGATCTGGTCCACCGCACCGCTGGCCGAACGCTTCGAGCTGCCGGTGCCGGGCACCTCGCTCGGTGGAGTCGGGCTGAAGCTCAGCCGGGACGGCCGCCTGCTCGCCCTGGGGCACCGTGAGATCGACGATGAGATCGAGATCTGGGACCTGACCAAGAGAGCGAAGCTCGGCGTCCTGCCCGCGTCCGTCCCTCCCACGAGCACGCTGGGGTCGGACTTCGCACAGGGCCTGGACTTCGCTCCCGGCAACAGGTCGCTGGTCCGCCGCCAGACCGAGCGAGGAAGCGCCGTGCTCAAGTACTGGGACCTGACCACCATGAAGGTGATCCGCGAGATGCGGGAGGGGCCCACCTCGGTCGAGTTCCACCCGGACGGGAAGGCGGTCCTGGCCACCCCGTCGCCCGGTCTGCTGGCGTTCCCCTCCGGCAAGGCCATCAAGGCGGGCCCCCGGAACCTGTGGCTGAGCCGTTTCAGCACCGACGGAAGAACGCTGTTCCAGCACCCCGAGCCCAACTCCAGCAGGATCCTCACCTTCGACGCGCGGACCATGCGGCCCAGGGGAGACGGCCTGCGGACCGGATCGGTCCCGGGCGGCGGGGGCCCGCCTCCCGTCGCCCACTCCTCCGACGACCGCCTGATCGCGACCCCGCACGGGACCGGAGACGCCGCCCAGATCAAACTCTGGGACCTCAGGACCCGCACCCAGTTCGGCATCGCGCTGACCGGCCACCTCGACTTCGTCGTCGCGATGACGTTCACCCCCGACGACTCCGCGCTGATCAGCGTCGGTCAGGACGGCAGGTTCGTCCGGTACACCATCGCGCCACGCCTGCTGGCCGACGAGCTCTGCGGGAAGGCGGGCGCCCTGACCGAGGCGGAATGGAAGGCGCGCATCCCCGACGTCCCCTACCGCCGGAACTGCTGACCACGGCGAAGCCCGAGGACGTCGCGTACGGTGCCGGCCCGCACGCGTTGGCGGAACCCCTGCTCGACGTTCTCACCCGGTGAGGGACGGCCTCCGGGAACGCGAAGCGGGGCGGTGCCGAGGGTCTCGGCGCCGCCCCGCTCACCGGTCTTGGTGGTGTGGGCCTAAAGGGCTGTCTCGAAGTGGCTCAGCCACCGCGCGAGCGCGTTGACTGCCAGGTGGGGCGATGCCGGAGGCGAGCGCCGCCTGGCGGATCGCGAAGCGATGTCGCGCTCGCCCAGGCCCGGTCAGGCGCGAGCCGCCAGGCGAGCGCCGTGGGCCGGGACTTTTGAACAGGGGCTATCGGCGGATGACGCCCGGGTCGGGTTCGAGGGTGATGGAGTCCAGGTTGACGTTGCCGTTGTCGTTCGGGCCGAACACGAAGTTCAGCGGGGTGGCCTGGCCGAGGGGGAGGCTGACCTCGTGCTCCGCCCAGGTGTCCCAGGTCGGCTGGGTGGGCAGCCGCAGTTGCACGGACTGCGTCCCGCCGGCGAGGGTCATGGTCTGGGTGCCGCCCATGGCGTTGGCGTAGCGGAGGCGGACGGTGTAGAGGCCGTCGGTGGTGACCGGGGCAGTGAACCGTACGCCGCTGTCCCTGGTCTTCAGGCAGGCCACGAAGCCGGTGCCGGTGTAGCCGGGGTGGTTGGTGCGCAGGCACGCGCCGCTGACGAGCTGCGCGGACTCCG
This region includes:
- a CDS encoding FAD-dependent oxidoreductase, translating into MTEIETQLLVVGGGLGGVSAALAAARRGVSVVLTEPTDWLGGVLTTQGVPPDEHVWIEQFGCTATYREFRGAIRSYYRRHYPLTEAARRTVAFNPGSAKVSDLCHEPRVSLAVIEALIAPHRASGRIRVLMEHEPVSVTNTDPDTLESITLRNRRTGDLTTVGATWFVDATETGDLLPLAGVEYVTGAESRDVTGEPHAPELPAPLNMQPISVCFALDHVEGEDFTIARPDSYEYFLTSSATDSPGGRLSLTTPHPKTLAPSHHTFFPNPVEDHTLIRPDYADQRVGRMDRNLWTFRRIAAAQNFLPDAYESDITLVNWPQVDYWDGPVFDVPAEQVEFHLKRARELSLSLLYWLQTAAPRPDGGSGWPGLRLRGDVLGDSPDGLAKAPYIRESRRIVAEHTIVEQEISLEVRGNRGAVQHRDSVGVGMYRIDLHPSTGGDSYIDIGCCPFELPLGALIPVRVTNLLAGAKNIGTTHITNGAYRMPLVEWNIGEVDGHLIGFCAARDVTPSQVRADDKLLDEFQAELDAAGVERRWPKIVGY
- a CDS encoding ABC transporter substrate-binding protein, with the translated sequence MRITKTVAAATTAVLMAGVLGACGTSKGGSTNAAGEIEITCATCQKSATDPFLQFNFEAAQRFNEANKGKYHVKTLQNANAGSGDARLQYYQRLALANDLPDVFQLNSAEIKSLSGTGKLHDFAPDLKADAKWAASFQPRAFDALSGRDGQRWAIPQQQDPIGIFYNRKLLKSVGYDSFPTTWDDFEAMAAKLKGAGATPIALDGDWATLLMWSNLIGTQPAGSAFLTSEIATSKDWSTNQAAVKATERLRGWQAKGFVNADSFSGDFQNAASKYLAGKAAAVPNGPWFVKTNLKSANASPGLYDVTDAAPSPGWDSGQGLIVVSGAGWVSGTSDQTKLEAVGAFVRFMSSTDEVVKQAKATGSNPPVKVPAATVDAAGLEPLSSRLVTQIPRVAQTFPHARVHGPGGIDAAWKNLWPAYVKGEIDTKAFLSRLAAESAAGS
- a CDS encoding carbohydrate ABC transporter permease, encoding MLPALVLFALFFLVPLVVLAVTAFSRWGGVDFAFTGLDNYRRLFSDPVFWKAAGNTLFYCGASMVIQVPLGVAVGMTLAMKVPGWKVFRTIIFIPFVISGAAYALVFSMFYNPSYGLLNNLLAPVTGGQHDWLFDSGTARWAVAGTFVFIIGFVVVVVIAEVAAIPTELLEAAEVDGASLIQRQLFIVLPLLRNIIGTVILVRLLVDIGMFDLVFILTSGGPDNATTTLALYAYRAYVQGQWGYANAAGSVILILGATLIVTVRRAFRIGERAL
- a CDS encoding carbohydrate ABC transporter permease, encoding MTATPPATTPPADSRRRGVRRTRPRSWALLLIYGFLTVVTLLSLLPTVWVMLSSFKTGPQVYSGKGFFPSPATFQGYIDAFTEIHLHTYVLNTLLYATCGTIGAVTVAFLAAYPLARYAFLGKNFLVAMFALALAIPLVGLATPVFFVVRELGMFDSRIGLVIFYSALEFPFSFIVMRSFLLSLPTEVEEAALMDGAGYFTTLRRIILPLSRPAIATVCVVAFVKIWNEFFFANLLTVTQSNHNVQLALAGFKSQFGYNVTGAMAGATIIMLVPIALFLLLQRQVVAGLTAGAVK
- a CDS encoding WD40 repeat domain-containing serine/threonine protein kinase, producing MVAPLLPGDPRQLGAFYLDGRLGAGGQGVVYEGYGPGGERVAVKALHGVSDRDRDLLRREVSAWRKVAPFCTTKVLHADLDGPVPFVVSEYVAGPDLRQAVGGPDGRYGPEQLRRLAIGLATALVAIHQAGVVHRDLKPENILLGPDGPRVIDFGIAGNEDLSTTTGAVKGTLRYMPPERYRGSRGDAKVDVWGWGAVILFAATGRAAFDGETVPAIAAQVATHEPDTSVLDEPLRSLVAAALSKDPAERPASEDLLLRLAGGVNLAEAAGEAVPTRTPARAERSRAEMAEAVFAGLDPAAREAVPRVFLRLVAPGERAEDTLRSARRDEFTDDQTGAQAVERVLRGFTGAGILVWEGESVTLAGAALIRSWPRLRAWVEAERAGLGVHQDLVGASRLWDGHGRKNSDLYQGTALARAQSWAVTGRRQLTLNVVERAFLEAAAMLARRRGRFRALLSAVLAVLLVIAVGAAAVAIDQRQTVAGQRDRAASAQIAGLAMSVRRTDPDLARRLAVAAWSISGTAEAWSALLTVRHQWENRAVKLTGSEVYVSDLDGTGRTMVAASGTRVSLWNVDTGRRLASYTAPSSVDRLDISEDGRTVALRTGRDRQAIVLDAPGLRLRNGHRYPAAGDLREGELELSPAGAYLAVSGPGGEEKGVAVWDTRTGRRVFEQATGKYLRPSFSPEENVLSLSGQDGVGWIDLATGKRLAVPDLHREGLALAPVRFSPDGVWAVLQNDQGGRLVSVGRGPDQDLKGSPDTPMAEMRFSPDGRYVISGFTVWEVSGIGDGKPIIRYPITPDECAGRTIRFSANGSELRCVSPDGVLRSLDVAHFTRPALAAAHGYGETAASRDGSTLALSYGDKVEIWSTAPLAERFELPVPGTSLGGVGLKLSRDGRLLALGHREIDDEIEIWDLTKRAKLGVLPASVPPTSTLGSDFAQGLDFAPGNRSLVRRQTERGSAVLKYWDLTTMKVIREMREGPTSVEFHPDGKAVLATPSPGLLAFPSGKAIKAGPRNLWLSRFSTDGRTLFQHPEPNSSRILTFDARTMRPRGDGLRTGSVPGGGGPPPVAHSSDDRLIATPHGTGDAAQIKLWDLRTRTQFGIALTGHLDFVVAMTFTPDDSALISVGQDGRFVRYTIAPRLLADELCGKAGALTEAEWKARIPDVPYRRNC